CCAGTATTAATAAAGGCATTCACTGACGCAttaggagagggggaagggagggaggttgTTAGGGTAAAACCATACTTTATGGACAGTGTAAAAGCAGTAAAGTCGAAGAGGATGTGAGGGACTGTGAGGAGGAGAGCTAGTGAATATTTAAACATTAAGGTGATTATAATGAGACCCTTTATGGTACCCAGAAAAGGAGCCACCCCAaccgtccccctcccccatcccttcaACCATAAATCCACATAGAAAACTGGAAAAATGTAAGGACCCagatttgaaaacattttcactTTAATACTGAAAAAATATGCCATTATAAAATCCTCGAATAGAATTAGTAAGTTTCACGTGCTTCCTCGGTTCTTTGTTCCTACTTTATAAGTAAGATTTATACCAGCACACAATTGCTACCATAGGATCGCAGCCTAAGCACTAGAATGACATTAATTGGTCATGCTTAACTGCCCCAgaatcttttttcttaaataattacaCTGTTACTATAATAGAAATCATGGGTACTTATTTTACATTCAGATGGAAGGCATTATTGGATATGTATAGAAAAATATTCCCCCtcagaaactaaaataaaaacaaacatcacCGTCAAAATAAGATAATCCAAGACAACCCTTAAAAACTTTGCTCAACAAAATACATTGTTAACTCATAAAATGGACTGATGACTAGCCATGCAAATGTCTTAAATAAaacctttacattttttttcacagtaaACATACTCTCTGAACTGCCTACCAATCACAAATAATGGCGAAATGGCACTTTCTGATTATACTGTAATTTGTTTATAGAAAGTTTGATACGATGGGACTTATCAGGTAAGAGGATGGGTGCTGTGACGCCGTCTCCAGTCTCAGTGGGGCGTTGGGATTGGGGGTCAGAGTCCCTGGAGCATCGGGATTCCATGCGAGCCATGCAgcacttcttttgttttttgttcttgtcAGGAGTCAAAGTTATTTATTTACAATACATTCATGCCTTCGTGCAACTGCCCCTCCCTGCATAAGCAACAGGGAGCCATCTTCGGGCTCTCCACAGGGGAAAAATAgatatctatctctctatatagatgtgatatatgtatatatgtatagagcCACTGCAGCCAGCCCCAAGGGACCTTTGGCCCAGAGCGAGGGCGCTCGATTCTTCTGGCAGGCCCCATGCTTTTAGTCAAAAGGCGCAAAGAGCGAGTTAGCTGCACTCCCAGCTCCACAGCCTGCTCTTTGTTTTCAGAGGGAAGCTTAGGGGCTAGAGCCTCTTAGTGGAGTGAGTtcatagttatttatttacttatgtccGTCGAAGCTTGTGACACGCCAGATCTGGGTCAATGTTCTCCTGCTCCCACGAGATGCTGGCGGCAGAGTGTATATTGCCTCCTGCACTTCTCCCCCTTTAGGGTGTAGAGCTTAGTCTGAGAGTGAGTGAGAGCCGCAATCATACACCCTATGGGACCCGTCTGCATTGTAAGGCCCATTGTGCCAGTAGGAAGAGTCACAGACTGTCTGTAGGGAATTAATTTCGGACGCTGAGGAATTGGCATCCCTTCTCTTGGACCGCTTTCGGTTCCTCAGGATAAACACGAGCATGCCCACCACGGTGAAGGCGGAGGTGACGAACACCAGGAGCAGTCCCGGGACCAACACGGAGATGGACACCCTGCTGGTGTCTAGGTAGGAGTTGGAGTGCGTCCCGGTCTCCGCCAACCCAGTGCTGTTTTTACTGTGCGAAGTTAACGTGGGCGAGATCCTCGCGTACAGCTGGGGGCAGATCTCGTCATTGGAGAGCAGCATGAAATCCTTCCTAAAGAAGTTCACCGGCGTCTCACACTTGAGGTCGCTCATCAGCACCTCGGAGCCCAGACGTTCTGCCCATTGCTTGAAAGGCACAATGGTGCAGGAGCACTCCCAGGGGTTGCCATGCAGATCTATCTGGATGATAGAGGTTAACTGGTCAAGCACCCCTGCCACTGGGAGGTACATGAAGTAATTGTTGTGCAGGCTGAGCTTAGACAGGGAAACCCCAGCAAAAACGTCCACGGGTAGGGACCTCAGCAAGTTGTTGTTAAGAATAAGAATCCTCAGCTTGGGCATGGCATTAAAAGTACCAGGGAGAATGAGCTGAATCGCGTTGTACTCCACGTTCAGATACTCCAGGTTCTGCAGCCCAGCAAATTTCTCCCGGGACAGCGTGTCCAGGTAGTTACTATCCATGTACAGCCACCTGAGGTCCAAAAGGTTCTTGAAAGTGTTGTTCTCTATGTTCGCGATGTTGTTGTTGCCCAGATCCAACAGAATGAGGTTCTTGTAATCCACAAAGTGAGATTTTCGGATGCTGTGGATCTTGTTATCTCGGAGGAAAAGCTCTTGAACATTGGAGAGCTTAGGCTTCAAATCAGCCAAGCTGCTCACGTTCCGGTTGTTACAGTTCATCTTTAAGCCTGAACCTGGGATGTGGTCACAGCTGCAGCCCCCGGGGCAGGGCAAGCCTTGGCCTGGGGGTTTGTTTCTGTCGCCCCCAGTTGCTATCGGTGGTGTGGGTTTGATTTTGAGCTGCCAGTTGCCCGGGATCTTTGTACCTCCATTTGGAACAGACCCTGGGGTGGCATGCTCGTCTTGCCCATTTGTCTTGAAAGGAGTTGGCAGGGGGCCAGGAGCGAAGGTCTCTTCCTGGGCAGGAGGAGCCGGGAGACTAGAATCCACTCGATTTTTCAAAGGACACAAGTCCTGTTCCGTGGTTTCATTGAGGTCTTTACCCTGAAGCCTGGTGGGGGCTTCGCAGACCACTCGGCCGATTAGGGCATTTTTGGGAATATTTTCTAGCCATTCTTTCAGGGAAAGCAGATCACAGGTGCAGTCCCAAGGGTTATCCTCGAGCAAGATCTCAGCAATGCCAGGGATCTGCTCCAAAACCTCCTCATAGGGCAATGTTTTCAGCCTGTTTCCGCGGAGGTCGAGGTGGGTGATGGGCACATACTGGAATACATTGGCAGGTAGAGTGCTGATGAGATTGTCGTTTAAAATGAGGACTTCCAACTTGTTCAAGTCCTGGAAGGCCCCCGGGTCTATATCCCGTAATAAATTAAAATCAGCCTGGAGGTATTCCAGATCATCCAGCCCCAAAAAAGTCTGCTTTCGAAAAGACTTGatcttgttgttgttgatatgCAGCCGTTTCACCAGCTGCAGCCCCAGAAAAGCCCCCGGAACGATTTCATGCAAGCCATTGTTTTCCATATGCAAACTAACCGCATTATAAAAGTTAGCGAACTCATTAGGGAAAAGTCGAGTGAGGGAATTGCCATGCAGAAATAAATGGTAAAACTGGGAAGTCGGGGCGGTGAAGCGCTGCAGACTTGTAAAGCCCTTTTTTTCACAGTCTACGTGTAAGTCCCCTTCTATCTCATTGCAAGAACAGATCTTCTCTTTACAAACGTCCCCTGTAACGTTTCCAGCGGCAAAACAAAGAGACGTCTCCAGCAACAGAATCCAAAGCAGCATTTTTAAAGCGAGCAATTCATCCCAGATCTCATCACAAAGTAACAGCCACCATCCTGCTCGCCACAGACACAATTCAAGTTCATTTAGTGCTCCAATGTCCGatcccagagaaagagaaaaaaggggttgggggggtgggggtggattcCTTCCTCCCTAACCCCCCCGTACTGCAATAGCCCAGACGCCAGTCAATAATTATATCCACAAACTATCCAAGCACAGAGTGCAAAGCAAGCAGAAAAGGGTGGGGGGTGGAAAgtaggggaagagagaaaaagagagaaagcaaactaCTCCCCCCTCAaccctttaaaaataagtaaaatatatacctgtaaaattaaaaggaaacGCACCCTTACAGAATCATGTTTAGACGTCCTCACTAACCAGGAAGGGAACAATGCTAGCAATTAGAAGCAAGTGCATGTTAGAAACAAGCAGGTTTGCAGCGTAGTACAGGCGCACTGCCTGTGATGGCTGTGCGTCGGACTGACCTTGCCTTTCTGATACAAAGCAGAGCTTTCGGCAGCTTCAGAGGTCCAGGCAGCTGGAGGAGTTCCTGTCTTGATTGTGGGTTGCTCAGAAGTACCCCCGAGGTGCTGTCCAGAGCCCCCGGTGCTGAAATCACGCCCGACCGAAAGACTCACACTGCCCAGCCAATGGCGCTGGAAAATTTCCGCAATCGCTGCGTTTTGTGGATGTCCATCCTGATCCTTTTTATCCCCTTTGGCCGTCTTCagtcctcctttttttttttttctgttctccgACCGGTGCTTACTCGCTCTTCTTTGCttgttctccttctctttcttctgctctttcGGAATTacgtggaggggggaggacagaGGGGGAGCGAGTTgtctgagggaggaagagagcgcgagaaaggggaggagggggggagttGCTAAGAAGCTCTGCTGGTTCCAGCCTGGTGCACTCTgaaagatctgacaccctctgctgATCTGCAGTAGCAAAAATCCATCTGGTGAGggaatgctgaaagaaaaaaaaaaatccacgtATAGGGCAAGCGTTAAAAACGTGGGTATTAAAGGCTGTCGATCTACATAGAAGCTTATTTTAAATtgattatttaattcttttttgctTGCTAGAAACTTtaccctttcctttccttaaagACCTCACAACCCCCGCAAGTTCCAGCGTTCCGAAAGCAcggcttttaaaacatttatttcccaATGGCTTGAATAAAATTAGTGTCAGGGTGTCAAGCGAACAGCAATTTGAGGTAATTATATTGCACGCCATTTTCATCGGTGCTTTAAATGCGTTTCTGCCTTCTCTGCGGTACAGCGTTTTATACTGTTTGATGCCTTTGGaacctcttattttatttttgtacataGAAAGTGGCTATTCggaatgtatgtgcatatatatatatacatatatatgtgtatatatatattacataatatcACAATTTGGTAGAGAATATTTGTTTCCAGGTATATAATTGAGGCATatacttttccattttaaagttgtTGCAGAATTCTGTCAATTTGGTCCTAGGGAGTTAGGTTTTTCTGGTGGTATTGCTAGAGCGTTATTTAAATCTGCAGAATGAAAGCACAATGCCTGCTTACAGTCTTTGATTTCAGACCACAAAGCTTTCAGTGACATTCAGAAAATGAGGGAAGGAGATGAGGGAAATTCCCAGGTTACGAAGGCTCTTAAAAACTCTGTGGTATGCGGGCACTCAGccaccacacatgcatgctgtcagacacgcacatgtacacacacacacacaccttacaaaGTTTCCATCCCAGATGTGAGGAAtttaatatacatacaagtaagtAACAAGTTGTGTCCTGCCAGGAGAAAGTAGAAGTCCTGCTCTGTAGTCAGGGTAGTTGTACCTCCTTCTCAGCTCACCCTGGGTCAATGAGGCTAAGGAGAACAATGCTGACAGTATCCCCAGGCAGAGGAGAAGCACTTTACTCAGAcctagaactcaaaaaaaaaaaaaaaaaacccaaaaaacaaaaaacagtgtaCTTAAGAACTAATATTgagattttgctttttcttggaaGTCAGTGAAACTGACTTTTAACAGTGGTGGCATACTTTTCAAAATAGGAAGAATATTGTGCATGTTTTTAGGTTTTTGAATttatagaactttaaaaaaataagcagatgAATTCTTTgattctccctgcctcctccttcccacaaGAGGACACAAGGTTtcctctttgtagctctggcagtCCTGAAACTCTCACTGTAGACAAGGTTAGCCtagagctcagagatccaccacctgtctctgtttctgcctcctcagtgttgggatcaAACATTAAAGGTGTGGGCAACTGTCCATTCTGTAGCTAAGCAGTGATGACTTACTTAACAATACTTTTCCCTTCAATTATGTCTTTTCAAGCTTATCAACTGTACAGGCCTGTTAATAATTTGCATAAAATCAAATGTGCATGCAAGACTGTATTTTGGGAAAACTGAGGAATGAAAA
Above is a window of Microtus pennsylvanicus isolate mMicPen1 chromosome 15, mMicPen1.hap1, whole genome shotgun sequence DNA encoding:
- the Slitrk1 gene encoding SLIT and NTRK-like protein 1, with translation MLLWILLLETSLCFAAGNVTGDVCKEKICSCNEIEGDLHVDCEKKGFTSLQRFTAPTSQFYHLFLHGNSLTRLFPNEFANFYNAVSLHMENNGLHEIVPGAFLGLQLVKRLHINNNKIKSFRKQTFLGLDDLEYLQADFNLLRDIDPGAFQDLNKLEVLILNDNLISTLPANVFQYVPITHLDLRGNRLKTLPYEEVLEQIPGIAEILLEDNPWDCTCDLLSLKEWLENIPKNALIGRVVCEAPTRLQGKDLNETTEQDLCPLKNRVDSSLPAPPAQEETFAPGPLPTPFKTNGQDEHATPGSVPNGGTKIPGNWQLKIKPTPPIATGGDRNKPPGQGLPCPGGCSCDHIPGSGLKMNCNNRNVSSLADLKPKLSNVQELFLRDNKIHSIRKSHFVDYKNLILLDLGNNNIANIENNTFKNLLDLRWLYMDSNYLDTLSREKFAGLQNLEYLNVEYNAIQLILPGTFNAMPKLRILILNNNLLRSLPVDVFAGVSLSKLSLHNNYFMYLPVAGVLDQLTSIIQIDLHGNPWECSCTIVPFKQWAERLGSEVLMSDLKCETPVNFFRKDFMLLSNDEICPQLYARISPTLTSHSKNSTGLAETGTHSNSYLDTSRVSISVLVPGLLLVFVTSAFTVVGMLVFILRNRKRSKRRDANSSASEINSLQTVCDSSYWHNGPYNADGSHRVYDCGSHSLSD